GGCGCATCCTATTCGGGAACCAATGTCGCTCCCGGCAACGGCCTTTTGGTACAAGGCAACGTGGGCATAGGTACGCCAGCGCCTGCTGCCCAACTCCAAGTGCATGACCCGACGAACTCCATTCTCGGCAGCCGGCTGATGTTGACCCAAACCGCTGGCGGTTCCACCATTTTCGATGGACTGGCCGTAATTGGCACACCGCCCAAAGGTTTTCTGTGGAACTATGAGAACGGGCCTCTTATTTTCGGAACCAATAATTTGGAACGGATGCGCATCGATTCGGTGGGGAGCGTTGGGTTCGGCATCGACACACCGACCCTTCGGGTGCATGCGGGTTCCGTAGGGTCGGAAGGAATACCCCCTTTCATCGCTGGAACCCAAATCGCCGCCCAGGCGACCAACCCGGACAATTGGACGCACATGGCGATTATTTCCGGAAGTTTCGGCCAGTCGCGCCTGAATTTTGGCGACGGTTTCAACGACGATCAAGGTTCAGTGGCCTACAACAACTCCAACGACGCGATGTTCTTTATAACCGCAGCCGCCGAACGGATGCGGATCACGAGTGTGGGCAACGTCGGCATTGGCACCACCAGCCCGCAGGGGGCGCTGGATGTAAACTCCACCACCGGAGCCTTCATCGTTCCCCGAATGACCACCGCCCAGCGGAACGCCCTGACGCCCGTGAATGGAATGATAATTTACAATACGGATGCGGTCGCAGGGGGGAGATTTGAATTCCGGGAAAACGGCGCCTGGGTGACGAAATAACTCGCTTTTTATTGAGAAGGTAGGCAGGGGCGCGATTCTCTGCGCCCCTGCTTTTTTCGTCGTTGACACTCCTTGGCGCTTCTCCTAATTTCTTCGCCCTATGAAAGCCGTCGGTTTTACACAAACCGGTTCGGTCTCCAACATCGAACTGCTGGAGCTTCCCGCGCCGGAAAAACTTCAAGAAGGGGAAGTCCGGCTGAAATTTTTATCCGGAAGCCTGAACCATCTCGACTTGTGGGTGATAAAAGGCCTCCCCCATCTTAAATATCAATTTCCCCACATTGCCGGCTCCGATTTTTGCGGAAAAGTAATCGAGAGCCGTTCAAAAAAATTCAAAGTCGGCGACCGGGTTTTGGTTTATCCCGGCGGCAATTCGGGAACGGACAATCGGGAACACCTGCCCGAAAATCTGCGTGACGACTTTTTGATTCGGGGGGAAAACTGCCACGGCGTTTTCCGGGAGGAGCTGGTTGAGCCGGAGAAATACCTAATCAAAACCCCCGTGCACCTTACGGATGAACAGGCCGGCGCCTTGCCGCTTGCCTTTCTGACCGCCTATCAGATGGTGGCGGAAAAGGGGTTTTCACCCGAACGGGATGAGCCGCAGAAAATCGAGCCGGTGCTGGTGCACGCCGCCGGCAGCGGCGTATCGCAGGCAATCCTCGAATTGTTGCTTTCGTTCGGCTTCAAACGGGTTGCCGCCACTTCACGTCAACCGGAAAAACTGAAAATTTGGGAAAAAAGAAGCGTTAAGGGTTTTATCTCCGGCCCCAATCTCGAATCGGACTTAAAAAACTGGGTCGGGCGGGAGCGCTTCGGGCTGATTTTTGACCACGTCGGCGAGGCGTACTTTGAAATGAACATCCGCCTGCTGCGAAAAGGCGGCAAATACATCACCTGCGGCGCGACTTCCGGCTTTAAAGCGCCGCTTGATTTGCGCCATCTATTCTTCCGCCAGCTGCAGCTTTTGGGCTCTACAATGGGAAGTTTGCCGGCGTTCCAAAGAATGGTGGACTGGGTGGCCGGAAAGAAAATCGTTCCCTTTGTTTCCCACACTTTTCCTTTCGACAATCCCAAACCGGCCTACGAGCTTATGGAATCCGGCCGCCAAAACGGCAAAATCGTTCTGAGGGCAAAGTGAAGGGATTCGCCCTCAAAACCGTTTTCCACGAAAACTTACTCCAGCTTTACCACCGTGTAGCTCACCTGCCCTTCGGGAGAGACAAAAGCGGAAAATTTGTATAGGTCAAATATTTTGCGCGTGCGGGCGAGGTACAGTTGGATGAAGAACTGCCCCTTTTGAAAATAGGCGAACGGGGCAGCGATCTCGCCCGCCCAAGCCGTCTCCAGCTTTCCACAGCGGGAATCCCGTTCCGCGGAAAGCTTCCCTCTCCTGAACGGAAGAAAGTTTTTATCCCTCCACAGGCTCCGGTAAATCCGCCGGAGGGGGGGCAATTCGGAAAGTTTTAAGCCGGCGGATTTCTCGCGATAGTGCAGAAACTGCCGGATTTCGACAATCGTGTCCAGAATCAGGGCCGGCTGATACCCCCGAATCTGCAAAACTTCCATGAAATATTCGAGCGCGACCGCTTCGGAATCCAATTTTATTCCCTGATCCAGAACCAATTCCCCCAAATCGTCTGCCGCTCCGCTTTGGTAAATCAGATACGCTTTCCCCTTCTCCCGGTCGATGGCCGCGACGTGCCCCGGCACAACTTTGTAATCCGGGGTGAAAAACCGGAAGAAGCGGATGTTCGGAAAAAAACCGTACTGTTCCTCCGCCCGCAGCTCGATGGGAGAAAAATGCAATAGCCAGCCGTGCTTGATACTGTCCCCTTCGAGGACGGCCTTTGCCACCAGCCGCAAATCGGCGCTGTCCACTTTTCCAATCAGGAAGGGAAGTGCTTTGACCGTGAGGGTATCCACGGTCACGCTCAAGGTCTCTGCTTTTTGCGCAAAAATCTCTCCTCTCGAAAGCAAGAGAAGGAAAACCGGAAGAATTGCAAATTTCCCCTTAGAACGGCCGCCCATTCTTCGCTATTCCAGCTTTGTAAGCTGAAACTCTCTCCCCCTTAAAACGCCATAGGTGAAATGGTGCATAAAATCCCCGATGTTCAAGATCGTCCTCCCTTCGACCGCCTTCAACTCCGGCCAATGGGAGTGGGCCAAAATCACGGCGTCGAATCCCTCGGCAAATTTTTGCCGGGCGAACGCTTCGTATTCCGGAAGCTGTTCCTTCCCCCGCTGTTCGCTCCAGCGGCGGGAAGAACCGGAAACCAGCCGCGCCAGGGGAAAGGCCCAATCGACCGGCAAAAGCCGGTACAGCCAGACGTTTACGGGATGCCGGAATAGGACTTTGATAATGCGGTACCCCCAATCGGAGCGGGCCTTGCCGTCCCCGTGGGTGACAAAAATTTTTTTCCCTTCGTGGTTCAAAACCACATCCCCTTTTTCGATTTTGACTCCGAGGTATTTGGCAAAAAAATCCCGGTGCCAAAAGTCGTGGTTGCCCGCCAGATAAACCACCGGCACGTTCATCAAGGTGAGGTTCTTCAGCGCAACCAGAAGCTCCAGCTCCGTTTTGGGGATGGCGTTTTTGTATTCGAACCAGAAGTCGAACAAATCCCCCACGATGTACAAGGCCTTTCCATTCTGCCGGACGAACTGCAGAAACCGGATGAATTTTTCCTTCTTCCGCTCCTCTTCGGAGGGCGTTCCGGCTCCCAGATGAAGGTCGGACACGAAGTAGATGGTGTCGCGCATGCCGTATAATAAATCCTTTTTCCCCCAACGCAAATTGAAAATCTAAAACGCCAGCAAGCCGATAAGACCGGCAAACAGGGTGACCAGAAAATTGACCCCGTCGTTGTCCAGAAACGAAAACCCGGAAGTCCGTTCCGCCACCCGACCGCAATGGATGGGAACCTCAATTACCGAGCGGCAAGCTGTACAGCGATATTTCGCTTGCAAAGTTGCGCCCAAAAGTGAATCAAAGAGCGTTCCCAAAAAACCGACAGCCGAAATCAAAAGGATTGCCTTACAGGAAAGAAAAAAGTCCCAACCCCTCGGCCCCACACCCACGAGGGCAACGAGGACGGAGCCGGCCAGACCGGCCAGCGTGCCGGTTAAACTGACGCCACCGGACACACCGGTTGGAACGGGGCGAAAATTCATAATGGAATAAGTCTTTTGCCCCCCACGAACACCAACTTCCCCGCTTGTCGTGTCCGCACAGGCCGCGGCAATGGAGGAAACGAACGCCAAATAGTACACCTCCTCGTGTCGAAGACCGTATCCCATGGCCAAAAGTGAAGGCCAAAACCCGTTTGCCAAGACCTGCCGCCAATCCCGCCGGGCCTTCTGCTCCGGGGCGAAAACCTCCGGCGGCAGGCGGGAAAGGGCCGAGCCCAGAACGAAGAAGAAAATCAGAACCGCCGCTCCGGGAAATCCCGCCCCCCAGAAAATCGCGGCCCCGACCAGCGTGGCTGCAAAAAAACCGGAAAGATCGAGCGCCCGGAAGAAAAATCCCGCTCCCGAGACCGAAAGGGCCAGAAAAAGGGAAAAAAGAATCCTCAAGCTACAAAAGCTGCCACCGGCGGCGCAAGTACCACTCCGTCCCCAAAAACAGAATCATCCCGAGCAGAAAAACCGGCTGATGGGCCAGCTCCCATTCCCGCTTTTCGGACAACTCCTCCCGCTGGGGGCTGAAATCCTGCAAAAAGTTCCCCGCCTCTTCCGGGCGGTAAAACCCCCCGCCGGAAACCTCCGCCATCTTTGCAAGCAGGGTCGGGTTGTACGAGACCGCCTGGTCTTCCAGCGAAAGCTCTTCTACGATAAATTTTGCTTTCGCCTCCCCCGCTCGTTTCCGGGATTGGAAAAATTCCGCTTGCGCCTCATAGGCCCCCGGTGCGATCACTCTTTTCCGCCCTGCGTAGCGCGCCGCCGCCTCTTCGTACAAAAGGAGCTCCTTTTCCCCTTTCAGCCGGACTTTCACGTCCAGCCCTTCAAACGGTTTTCTCCCTTCGTCAAAGGCAGTCGCGGAAAAGTTGATTTCCTCCCCCGATTGATACACCAGCTTGTCCGTGGAAAGATTGAAACGGTCCTTCTCTTCCGAACCCGCCAGCCATCCCACGCTCTGGTTCACAAACCAGCCAAAAGTCGTGTCTTCCGAGGAAGTGCCCAAAGGCAAAAAATACCACTTCCAGAGCGAAAAGGCCGACGCCGCCAACACTCTTCCGCGGCCAAAATTCTTCGCCGCCAAGGCCGGATACAGTCCCCCCTCTTCCGTGGCCGGAACGGTGGCCAAAACGGCGCCGGCTGTGGAAGGCAGGGCGGAAGCGATAACTCCCTCCAAGGGCGGCAGGTTCCTCCAAATTCGTCCCAACTCCGATGGGTTGGAAACGAGCCGTGTGGCCGGGTGCCCCTCCCCGTCCGCCGTCAAATTCAAATCCCCCACCGGCCCCATAGCCACCGGCGGGCGTTTTTTAAAATCGAAAGGCAAAAGCTCCGTCAAGGAGGAGCCCGGCGCTTCGCGCAAAAACTCCGGGCTTAGAAGAAAAAATATCCCCTTTCCCCTATCCCGGACGGCGGCCGCGAGGCGCGTCTCGACTCCCGAAAAAAGCCCCGGCCGAAAGTCGCTGAAGATTAAAACGTCGTAGCCGTCCAGATTGCGCGCGGAAAGCCCGGCGGCATTGTAAAGCGGCCGCCCGCCGGGGCCGTAGACGAGCCCTTCCACCTCCAGCCGCTGGTTTTCTTCCAAAACCTCCAAAAGGAAGCGATAGTTCCAACTCGGCTGTCCGGAAACCAAAAGAACCTTCAACTTCGCTTTCAGAACCCGCATCGAAAAAAAACGCCGGTTGTTTTTGGTCTGCTCCTCTTTGGCCAAAACCGGCAGCCCGGCGGAAAAAGTGAGGGTGCCGACCGAATCGGGAGCGAGCTCCACTTCAACGGTTTGCTCTCCGTCGCCGGAAAAATCGACAATTGGCGCGGCAATTTTTTTGTTCCCGCGCGAGACGACGAGCGGCAGTTTTGCTTTTCCAACTCCTTGCGCGGAAATTACGAACTCCACTTTAACCGGCGCGCCTTCAAACGCCACCGGTGGGTAGTTGATTCTCTCAATCCCCAAATCAAGCGCCCGTTCCTCCTCCCCCACTGCGACGGTGTAAACGGGAACCCCCAGCTTCTCCGCCGTTTTGACTGGGTCCGGCCCGGAATTGCTGCCGCCATCGCTGGCGACGACCACCCCCGCCAAGTGCGGGGTTTCCGAAA
This DNA window, taken from Verrucomicrobiia bacterium, encodes the following:
- a CDS encoding UDP-2,3-diacylglucosamine diphosphatase; translation: MRDTIYFVSDLHLGAGTPSEEERKKEKFIRFLQFVRQNGKALYIVGDLFDFWFEYKNAIPKTELELLVALKNLTLMNVPVVYLAGNHDFWHRDFFAKYLGVKIEKGDVVLNHEGKKIFVTHGDGKARSDWGYRIIKVLFRHPVNVWLYRLLPVDWAFPLARLVSGSSRRWSEQRGKEQLPEYEAFARQKFAEGFDAVILAHSHWPELKAVEGRTILNIGDFMHHFTYGVLRGREFQLTKLE
- a CDS encoding DUF92 domain-containing protein, translating into MRILFSLFLALSVSGAGFFFRALDLSGFFAATLVGAAIFWGAGFPGAAVLIFFFVLGSALSRLPPEVFAPEQKARRDWRQVLANGFWPSLLAMGYGLRHEEVYYLAFVSSIAAACADTTSGEVGVRGGQKTYSIMNFRPVPTGVSGGVSLTGTLAGLAGSVLVALVGVGPRGWDFFLSCKAILLISAVGFLGTLFDSLLGATLQAKYRCTACRSVIEVPIHCGRVAERTSGFSFLDNDGVNFLVTLFAGLIGLLAF
- a CDS encoding zinc-binding dehydrogenase, which produces MKAVGFTQTGSVSNIELLELPAPEKLQEGEVRLKFLSGSLNHLDLWVIKGLPHLKYQFPHIAGSDFCGKVIESRSKKFKVGDRVLVYPGGNSGTDNREHLPENLRDDFLIRGENCHGVFREELVEPEKYLIKTPVHLTDEQAGALPLAFLTAYQMVAEKGFSPERDEPQKIEPVLVHAAGSGVSQAILELLLSFGFKRVAATSRQPEKLKIWEKRSVKGFISGPNLESDLKNWVGRERFGLIFDHVGEAYFEMNIRLLRKGGKYITCGATSGFKAPLDLRHLFFRQLQLLGSTMGSLPAFQRMVDWVAGKKIVPFVSHTFPFDNPKPAYELMESGRQNGKIVLRAK
- a CDS encoding vWA domain-containing protein, which encodes MAMLSFLPAVRSLGVDFPSADRWVVLVLALLFLGSLFWYYARTLPPLEKRQRRFLLGLRLAGFVCLFLVLAEPILALFLVSKEKPVVAVLVDRSGSMAKQNRERQVEEAVGKLTSQKGDWEYRLWDFGDTLADFRSLSSARPTATAIGSVLRYVSETPHLAGVVVASDGGSNSGPDPVKTAEKLGVPVYTVAVGEEERALDLGIERINYPPVAFEGAPVKVEFVISAQGVGKAKLPLVVSRGNKKIAAPIVDFSGDGEQTVEVELAPDSVGTLTFSAGLPVLAKEEQTKNNRRFFSMRVLKAKLKVLLVSGQPSWNYRFLLEVLEENQRLEVEGLVYGPGGRPLYNAAGLSARNLDGYDVLIFSDFRPGLFSGVETRLAAAVRDRGKGIFFLLSPEFLREAPGSSLTELLPFDFKKRPPVAMGPVGDLNLTADGEGHPATRLVSNPSELGRIWRNLPPLEGVIASALPSTAGAVLATVPATEEGGLYPALAAKNFGRGRVLAASAFSLWKWYFLPLGTSSEDTTFGWFVNQSVGWLAGSEEKDRFNLSTDKLVYQSGEEINFSATAFDEGRKPFEGLDVKVRLKGEKELLLYEEAAARYAGRKRVIAPGAYEAQAEFFQSRKRAGEAKAKFIVEELSLEDQAVSYNPTLLAKMAEVSGGGFYRPEEAGNFLQDFSPQREELSEKREWELAHQPVFLLGMILFLGTEWYLRRRWQLL